One sulfur-oxidizing endosymbiont of Gigantopelta aegis genomic region harbors:
- the pepD gene encoding beta-Ala-His dipeptidase gives MIDQLPPLDLWQHFIKFCDTPRPSKHEAAIIAYIHQQGVENKVIVEHDAIGNILLRVPAIRGHENADIIALQCHVDMVTQANSDSSHDFLNDALQLQITDGWLHAINTTLGADNGIGCAAMLALMTDKSLQHGPLELLFTVDEEAGMGGAFGLQENWLQAKKLLNLDTEEEGEIYIGCAGGVDINASRSLAWQSASGEAVEISLTGLTGGHSGVDIHLNRANANVLLAQELLSISQTYALQLVSFHGGSLRNAIPREAFVTVFTHDAKALINAINTRNQTLKQLYHHREKELLLTAQLKDNLSKNKINQSLTENQSTSLLSFIASHPNGVIKYSDDLPDIVESSNNLGVINLESGGSLQLLNLCRSASNDERDAQAYRIAQYQQQFSMQVEIDGAYPGWQPNRESPLLKDALNLYLSLFNKEASIQVIHAGLECGLLSNTYPDCDIISFGPTITGAHSPRERVNIDSVDKFWLFLTEFISKLTK, from the coding sequence ATGATCGATCAGCTTCCCCCGCTAGACCTCTGGCAGCATTTTATAAAATTCTGTGACACGCCTCGTCCCAGCAAACATGAAGCAGCAATTATTGCCTACATCCATCAACAAGGGGTTGAGAATAAAGTCATTGTTGAACATGATGCCATCGGCAATATTTTACTCCGAGTTCCTGCAATACGTGGTCATGAAAATGCAGACATTATTGCCTTACAATGCCATGTTGATATGGTGACACAGGCCAATAGTGATAGCAGTCATGATTTTTTAAATGATGCCTTACAATTACAAATCACTGATGGTTGGTTACATGCAATAAATACCACCTTAGGTGCAGATAATGGTATTGGCTGTGCAGCGATGTTAGCCTTAATGACCGATAAAAGTCTTCAACATGGTCCATTGGAATTATTATTCACCGTTGATGAAGAAGCCGGTATGGGTGGTGCTTTTGGCTTGCAAGAAAATTGGTTGCAAGCAAAAAAATTACTCAACCTCGACACAGAAGAAGAAGGTGAAATTTATATAGGCTGTGCCGGTGGTGTCGATATTAATGCCAGCCGGTCATTAGCCTGGCAATCAGCCTCAGGTGAAGCCGTTGAGATCAGTTTGACCGGCTTAACCGGAGGCCATTCGGGGGTTGACATTCACCTGAACCGTGCTAATGCCAATGTTTTATTAGCACAAGAATTATTATCTATTAGCCAAACCTATGCACTGCAATTAGTCAGCTTTCATGGTGGCAGTTTACGGAATGCAATTCCCAGAGAAGCCTTCGTCACTGTTTTTACCCACGATGCAAAAGCGCTCATTAATGCCATTAACACTCGTAATCAAACACTCAAACAACTTTACCATCATCGTGAAAAAGAGTTATTATTAACTGCCCAATTAAAAGATAATTTATCAAAAAATAAAATCAATCAATCCCTAACGGAAAATCAAAGCACATCCCTACTGAGCTTTATTGCTTCTCATCCTAATGGCGTTATAAAGTATTCTGACGATCTACCCGACATCGTTGAAAGCTCCAATAATCTTGGCGTGATTAATCTTGAATCAGGTGGTTCATTGCAACTACTCAATTTATGTCGTAGTGCAAGCAACGATGAACGTGATGCGCAGGCCTATCGAATTGCACAATATCAACAACAATTTTCTATGCAGGTTGAAATTGACGGAGCCTACCCAGGATGGCAGCCTAATCGTGAGAGCCCATTATTAAAAGATGCATTAAATTTATACCTTTCATTGTTTAATAAAGAGGCCAGTATTCAAGTTATTCATGCCGGACTTGAGTGTGGTTTACTTTCGAACACTTACCCCGATTGCGATATCATATCTTTTGGCCCAACCATTACTGGCGCACACTCTCCACGAGAAAGGGTCAACATCGATAGCGTCGATAAATTCTGGTTATTTCTAACCGAATTCATTTCCAAATTGACAAAATAA
- a CDS encoding polysaccharide-degrading enzyme produces the protein MKSLHQALNFFLDKAILFLISVVFIFVMTSSADANNLGMSTPKKLSLITPKGTGNDNNGGNNGGGKQLKTTMTCANPIWKEADFNSVYHVGPGQTYTTPNDVPWEDITPSSLIKIHWRAEAYRNKWVINTNATQQEPVIVLGVPDNGRLPVISGENATTRLALDYWNEGRSLIKIGAASIPRGNNAAYITVACLDLKSAKPNYSFKNDSGSTSSYSSNAAAIHIEQGEYISIRNNAIHDASNGIFSTSQTANILISSNHIWDNGINGSIYQHNSYTESLGITFEYNYYGPLCSGCLGNNLKDRSAGTVIRYNWIEDGNRQLDLVESDYATFVNNPLYRTTYVYGNLLTEHEGQGNRQIVHYGGDGGDRSMYRKGTLYFFHNTIYSDRSRNTLFALSSNDENVDMRNNIIAGADFAILDSKGIVNMTNNWLTSGWVNSHSSLIGSVNASGTIQGLDAGFSNISSNNFYLKSGAGAIGQAGSLSNSSHPILWEFKIPSNGIERDSNDDLGAFNF, from the coding sequence ATGAAGTCATTACATCAAGCACTTAATTTTTTCTTAGATAAGGCAATCTTATTCCTGATAAGTGTAGTATTCATTTTTGTCATGACTTCAAGTGCAGATGCCAATAACTTAGGCATGTCCACACCGAAAAAATTAAGCTTAATTACCCCAAAAGGGACTGGAAATGACAATAATGGGGGTAATAACGGCGGCGGCAAGCAGTTAAAAACCACCATGACTTGTGCCAACCCAATCTGGAAAGAGGCTGACTTTAATAGTGTCTATCACGTGGGTCCCGGACAAACTTATACCACACCCAACGATGTTCCCTGGGAAGATATTACTCCCAGTAGCCTGATAAAAATTCATTGGCGTGCTGAGGCCTATAGAAATAAATGGGTGATTAATACCAATGCCACTCAGCAAGAGCCTGTGATCGTGCTGGGTGTGCCTGATAATGGCCGTTTGCCGGTAATTTCCGGAGAAAATGCCACCACTCGACTCGCTTTAGATTATTGGAATGAAGGACGTTCACTGATTAAAATTGGCGCAGCCAGTATTCCCCGTGGTAATAATGCCGCTTATATTACTGTCGCCTGTTTAGACTTAAAGAGTGCCAAACCCAATTATAGTTTTAAAAATGATAGCGGCTCTACTTCAAGTTATTCATCCAATGCTGCGGCAATTCATATTGAACAAGGCGAATATATCAGCATCAGAAATAATGCAATTCATGATGCCAGCAATGGTATCTTCAGCACATCACAAACAGCCAACATTCTCATTAGTAGCAATCATATTTGGGATAATGGTATCAATGGCAGTATCTATCAACATAATAGTTATACCGAAAGTCTGGGAATCACTTTTGAATACAATTATTATGGCCCTCTTTGTAGTGGTTGTCTGGGTAACAATTTAAAAGATCGTTCTGCTGGCACAGTCATCCGCTACAACTGGATAGAAGATGGTAATCGTCAATTGGATCTAGTGGAATCTGATTATGCTACCTTCGTGAATAATCCCTTGTATAGAACAACCTATGTTTACGGTAATTTATTAACCGAACATGAAGGCCAGGGCAATCGTCAAATTGTGCATTATGGTGGTGACGGTGGTGATCGCAGTATGTACCGTAAAGGCACATTATATTTTTTCCACAATACCATTTATTCTGACCGCTCCAGAAATACCTTATTCGCCTTATCCAGTAATGATGAAAATGTTGATATGCGTAATAATATTATTGCCGGTGCGGACTTCGCTATTCTCGATTCAAAAGGCATTGTCAACATGACCAATAATTGGCTAACATCTGGCTGGGTCAACTCACATAGCAGCTTGATAGGTAGTGTCAATGCCTCTGGCACGATTCAAGGTCTGGACGCGGGTTTTAGCAATATCAGTAGTAATAATTTTTATTTAAAATCTGGAGCAGGTGCTATTGGTCAGGCAGGATCTTTAAGCAACTCCAGCCATCCTATTTTATGGGAGTTCAAAATACCGAGCAATGGCATTGAACGTGATTCAAATGATGACTTAGGTGCGTTTAATTTTTAA